A genomic stretch from Falco cherrug isolate bFalChe1 chromosome 1, bFalChe1.pri, whole genome shotgun sequence includes:
- the LOC129735278 gene encoding protocadherin-23-like: MAGRLRGGRCRGGRGGGPPTGRALALLVPLWLCAAGGGGAAPVYNLSLAVDEGLPAETLVGDIRAGLPEGAGPPGGFLLSEGSGESAVLADFHVQPETGIIRTARRLDRERRARYSFAAATLRGEVVQVEIAVTDVNDHPPRFPRDRLQLNVSELSPPGTAFRLPAARDPDAGRFGTQGYALLEEGGAAGEPPLFQLRYGRPEPLELVLLRRLDRERAEVHRLVVEAWDGGSPRRSGRLRVWVRVLDENDNAPAFSRGEYRARLREDAPPGTAVCRLRATDPDLGANGEVRYAINRRQSDPDGYFAVEERSGVLRLRRPLDREARALHRLVVEARDGGAQPEVSSALVSVAVLDVNDNRPAIRLLYLTESGGPRVSEGARPGDYVARVSVSDADEGGGAEGGGGIALALLGGDGAFALRPAGAGVFFLCVAGPLDRESRDLYELRLVATDGGAPPLSAEEPLLLRVADINDEAPAFAQPHYRAAVSEAASPGTAVLRLSASDADEPGSPNAEVRYALEGDPAALALLRIDARSGAVSTRARLDRERQAALELRVVARDGGRPPRAAACRLSVRVEDANDNEPRFERQVYRGRLPEHAAPGRCLLQVSPPPRPAALPPPAPTGESPASAGRPARSGTGP; the protein is encoded by the coding sequence AtggcggggcggctgcggggcggcaGGTGCAGGGGCGGGCGAGGCGGCGGTCCCCCGACGGGGCGGGCGCTGGCGCTGCTGGTGCCGCTGTGGCTgtgcgcggcgggcggcggcggagcggcgccGGTGTATAACCTCAGCCTGGCGGTGGACGAGGGGCTGCCGGCCGAGACGCTGGTGGGGGACATCCGCGCCGGGCTGCCGGagggcgcggggccgccgggggGCTTCCTGCTGTCGGAGGGCAGCGGCGAGTCGGCGGTGCTGGCGGACTTCCACGTCCAGCCGGAGACGGGCATCATCCGCACGGCGCGGCGGCTGGACCGGGAGCGGCGGGCGCGCTACAGCTTCGCGGCGGCTACGCTGCGCGGCGAGGTGGTGCAGGTGGAGATCGCGGTCACCGACGTGAACGACCACCCGCCGCGCTTCCCGCGGGACCGGCTGCAGCTCAACGTCTCCGAGCTCAGCCCGCCCGGCACCGCCTTCCGCCTGCCGGCCGCCCGCGACCCCGACGCCGGCCGCTTCGGCACGCAGGGCTACGCGCTGCTGGAGgagggcggcgcggcgggggagCCGCCGCTCTTCCAGCTGCGCTACGGGCGGCCGGAGCCgctggagctggtgctgctgcggCGGCTGGACCGCGAGCGAGCGGAGGTGCACCGGCTGGTGGTGGAGGCGTGGGACGGCGGCAGCCCGCGGCGCAGCGGCCGCCTGCGGGTGTGGGTGCGGGTGCTGGACGAGAACGACAACGCGCCCGCCTTCAGCCGCGGCGAGTACCGGGCGCGGCTGCGGGAGGACGCGCCGCCGGGCACGGCCGTCTGCCGCCTGCGGGCCACCGACCCCGACCTGGGCGCCAACGGCGAGGTGCGCTACGCCATCAACCGCCGGCAGAGCGACCCCGACGGCTACTTCGCGGTGGAGGAGCGCAGCGGCGTGCTGCGCCTCCGCCGCCCGCTGGACCGCGAGGCGCGGGCCCTGCACCGCCTGGTCGTGGAGGCGCGGGACGGCGGCGCCCAGCCCGAGGTCTCCAGCGCGCTCGTCTCCGTGGCCGTGCTGGACGTGAACGACAACCGCCCCGCCATCCGCCTGCTCTACCTCACCGAGAGCGGCGGCCCGCGGGTCTCCGAGGGGGCGCGGCCCGGCGACTACGTGGCCCGCGTCTCCGTCTCGGACGCCGACgagggcggcggggcggagggcggcggcggcatCGCGCTGGCCCTGCTGGGCGGCGACGGCGCCTTCGCGCTCCGGCCGGCCGGCGCCGGCGTCTTCTTCCTCTGCGTGGCGGGGCCGCTGGACCGCGAGAGCCGCGACCTCTACGAGCTGCGGCTGGTGGCCACGGACGGCGGCGCGCCGCCGCTCTCCGCTGAGGAGCCGCTGCTGCTGCGCGTCGCCGACATCAACGACGAGGCGCCCGCCTTCGCGCAGCCCCACTACCGCGCCGCCGTCTCCGAGGCCGCCTCCCCCGGCACCGCCGTGCTCCGCCTCAGCGCCTCCGACGCCGACGAGCCGGGCTCGCCCAACGCCGAGGTGCGGTACGCGCTGGAGGGCGACCCGGccgccctggccctgctgcgcATCGACGCGCGCAGCGGCGCCGTCAGCACGCGCGCCCGCCTGGACCGGGAGCGGCAGGCGGCGCTGGAGCTGCGCGTGGTGGCGCGCGACGGCGGGCGcccgccgcgcgccgccgcctGCCGCCTCAGCGTCCGCGTCGAGGACGCCAACGACAACGAGCCCCGCTTCGAGCGCCAGGTCTACCGCGGCCGCCTGCCCGAGCACGCCGCGCCCGGCCGCTGCCTCCTGCAGGTGAgcccccccccgcggcccgccgccctccccccgcccgcacCCACCGGCGAGAGCCCGGCGAGCGCAGGGCGGCCGGCGCGGAGCGGCACCGGGCCTTAG